A stretch of Vigna angularis cultivar LongXiaoDou No.4 chromosome 4, ASM1680809v1, whole genome shotgun sequence DNA encodes these proteins:
- the LOC108330749 gene encoding glycine-rich RNA-binding protein, protein MASAEVEFRCFVGGLAWATDNDALEKAFSPYGQILESKVINDRETGRSRGFGFVTFATEQAMRDAIDGMNGQNLDGRNITVNAAQSRGRGGGGGAGYGSGGGGGYGGGGGGGGYGRGGGGGGGYGGGGRREGGYNRNGGGGGYGGGGGGYGGGGYGGSRDRGYGDGGSRYSRGGGASDGGSWRN, encoded by the exons ATGGCTTCTGCAGAAGTTGAGTTCCGATGCTTTGTCGGTGGGCTTGCTTGGGCCACTGACAACGATGCTCTCGAGAAAGCCTTCTCACCGTATGGCCAGATCCTCGAATCGAAG GTCATCAACGACCGTGAAACTGGAAGATCAAGAGGGTTTGGATTTGTGACCTTCGCCACGGAGCAGGCGATGAGAGACGCTATCGATGGTATGAACGGCCAGAACCTTGACGGCCGTAACATCACCGTCAACGCGGCTCAGTCCCGTGGAAGAGGTGGTGGAGGCGGCGCTGGTTATGGAAGCGGCGGTGGTGGAGGTTACGGTGGGGGTGGCGGTGGAGGAGGATATGgacgaggtggtggtggtggaggtggTTACGGTGGAGGCGGCCGCCGTGAAGGTGGTTATAACCGtaatggtggtggtggtggttatGGCGGGGGCGGCGGTGGATACGGAGGTGGTGGTTATGGAGGTAGCAGGGACCGTGGATATGGTGATGGTGGGTCCCGCTACTCGAGAGGAGGTGGTGCTTCCGATGGTGGAAGCTGGAGGAATTAG